The following are encoded in a window of Streptomyces sp. 11x1 genomic DNA:
- a CDS encoding potassium/proton antiporter encodes MLDAPHSEPRAVRLERYGPLTVHDLNQLLLVCSLVLLVAVAAVRISSRSGLPSLLVYLGIGIAMGQDGIGGIHFDDAALTRVIGYAALVVILAEGGLGTKWKEIGPALPAASSLALVGVAVSVGVTAAGAHYLIGLEWRQSLIIGAVVSSTDAAAVFSVLRRIPLPARLTGTLEAESGFNDAPVVILVASLSMAGPVEHWYVLIGEIALELVIGAAIGLAVGWLGSWGLRHVALPASGLYPIAVMAIAVAAYAAGALAHGSGFLAVYLASMVLGNAKLPHWPATRGFAEGVGWIAQIGMFVLLGLLVTPHEMGDDIWPALVIGLVLTMVARPLSVVAALLPFRVPWREQALLSWAGLRGAVPIILATIPMVSGVEGSRRIFNIVFVLVVVYTLVQGPTLPWLARRLRLGGSGDEAADLGIESAPLERLRGHLLSVAIPEKSRMHGVEVNELRLPAGSAVTLVVRDGTSFVPLPTTVLRRGDELLVVATDPVRDQAERRLRAVGQGGKLADWLGTGDGGGDGTRGSRH; translated from the coding sequence GTGCTCGACGCCCCACACTCGGAACCACGTGCGGTTCGGCTAGAAAGGTACGGCCCGCTGACTGTCCACGATCTCAACCAGCTCCTGCTCGTCTGCTCGCTCGTCCTTCTCGTCGCGGTCGCCGCGGTCCGGATCTCATCGCGCAGCGGGCTCCCCAGCCTGCTCGTGTACCTGGGCATCGGCATCGCCATGGGTCAGGACGGCATCGGCGGCATCCACTTCGACGACGCCGCCCTGACCCGGGTCATCGGCTACGCGGCCCTCGTCGTGATCCTGGCGGAGGGCGGCCTCGGCACGAAGTGGAAGGAGATCGGGCCGGCCCTGCCGGCCGCCAGCTCACTGGCGCTCGTCGGCGTCGCGGTGAGCGTCGGCGTCACCGCCGCGGGCGCGCACTATCTGATCGGACTCGAGTGGCGGCAGTCGCTCATCATCGGCGCGGTCGTGTCCTCCACGGACGCGGCGGCCGTCTTCTCCGTACTGCGCAGGATCCCGCTCCCCGCGCGCTTGACGGGCACCCTGGAGGCCGAGTCCGGCTTCAACGACGCCCCGGTCGTCATCCTCGTCGCCTCGCTCTCCATGGCCGGACCCGTCGAGCACTGGTACGTCCTGATCGGCGAGATAGCGCTGGAACTGGTGATCGGCGCCGCCATCGGCCTCGCCGTGGGCTGGCTGGGCTCCTGGGGCCTGAGGCACGTGGCGCTGCCCGCCTCCGGCCTCTACCCGATCGCCGTCATGGCCATCGCCGTCGCCGCCTACGCGGCCGGCGCCCTGGCCCACGGCAGCGGCTTCCTCGCCGTCTATCTGGCCTCCATGGTCCTCGGCAACGCCAAGCTGCCCCACTGGCCCGCCACCCGGGGCTTCGCCGAGGGGGTCGGCTGGATCGCCCAGATCGGCATGTTCGTCCTGCTCGGACTGCTGGTCACCCCGCACGAGATGGGCGACGACATCTGGCCCGCCCTCGTCATCGGCCTGGTGCTGACCATGGTGGCGCGACCCCTGAGCGTCGTCGCCGCACTGCTGCCGTTCCGGGTGCCCTGGCGCGAGCAGGCCCTGCTCTCCTGGGCCGGACTGCGCGGCGCGGTGCCCATCATCCTGGCGACGATCCCCATGGTGAGCGGCGTCGAGGGCAGCCGCCGGATCTTCAACATCGTCTTCGTGCTCGTCGTCGTCTACACCCTCGTCCAGGGACCGACGCTGCCCTGGCTGGCCCGCAGGCTGCGCCTCGGCGGCTCCGGCGACGAGGCGGCCGACCTCGGCATCGAATCGGCGCCCCTGGAGCGGCTGCGCGGCCACCTGCTGTCCGTCGCCATCCCCGAGAAGTCCCGCATGCACGGCGTCGAGGTCAATGAGCTGCGGCTCCCCGCGGGCTCCGCCGTCACCCTCGTCGTCCGCGACGGCACGTCCTTCGTGCCCCTGCCGACCACGGTCCTGCGACGCGGCGACGAGCTCCTCGTCGTCGCCACCGACCCCGTCCGGGACCAGGCGGAGCGCCGGCTCAGGGCCGTCGGCCAGGGCGGCAAGCTGGCCGACTGGCTGGGGACGGGCGACGGCGGTGGCGACGGCACCAGGGGCTCCCGTCATTAA
- a CDS encoding penicillin acylase family protein — MPTDTTPSGQQPGKSGRKKGRKVRLLLIVLVLAIIGGVGYGAFWSVSTVRASFPQTKGSITLDGLAGPVDVKRDGYGIPQIYASSDEDLFMAQGYVQAQDRFYEMDVRRHMTAGRLSEMFGESQVDNDEFLRTLGWHRIAEEEYKKTLSAETKKYLDAYAKGVNAYLAGKDGDEISVEYAALGFSNDYQPEEWTPVDSIAWLKAMAWDLRGNMQDEIDRALMTSRLGPKQIADLYPQYPYSRNGTIVREGQYDELTKTWSDGSGSSQNTDGSTQGTGGTGTGTGTGTGTGAAGTSTDSGALQTQLDGLYDVLEDLPEAVGVNGNGIGSNSWVVSGDHTITGKPLLANDPHLTASLPSVWYQMGLHCKAVSAKCQYDVSGYTFSGMPGVIIGHNADVSWGMTNSGVDVTDLYLEKLTGDGYQHGSKVLPFDTREETIEVAGGSSKKIVVRTTNNGPLLSDRNDELVQVGKKATVDQDAPDRGDGYGIALRWTALDPGTSMDAVFAMNKAKDWDDFREAAALFDVPSQNLIYADTEGHIGYQLPGKIPTRGKGDGSLPAPGWDPAYRWNGYIDQDELPYEYDPERGYIVTANQAVVDKKYPYTLTTDWGYGTRAQRITSLIESKIKGGGKISTDDMRQMQMDNSSEIAKLLVPLLLKIDVGDKHIREAQKLLEGWDYTQDADSAAAAYFNSVWRNILKLAFGDKLPKELRVEGQCLSVEPVDSTGPADEDQRVRECGRRDADQAQPDGGDRWFEVVRRLVDDQDNAWWSTPKTRNLDAADTRDELFQRAMRDARWELTAKLGKDIDSWSWGRLHRLFLKNQTLGTAGPGFLQHMLNRGPWKLGGGEATVNATGWNAAGGYEVVWVPSMRMVVNLGDLDKSKWINLTGASGHAYNAHYTDQTDKWVKGELLTWSFSDKAVEANTSDTLLLKP; from the coding sequence ATGCCCACCGACACCACCCCCTCCGGCCAGCAGCCGGGCAAGTCCGGCAGGAAGAAGGGGCGAAAAGTCCGTCTTCTCCTGATCGTCCTGGTCCTGGCCATCATCGGTGGCGTCGGCTACGGGGCGTTCTGGTCCGTCTCCACCGTGCGCGCCTCCTTCCCGCAGACCAAGGGGTCGATAACCCTGGACGGTCTGGCGGGACCGGTCGACGTCAAGCGCGACGGCTACGGGATCCCGCAGATCTACGCCTCCTCCGACGAGGACCTGTTCATGGCGCAGGGCTACGTCCAGGCGCAGGACCGGTTCTACGAGATGGACGTGCGCCGCCACATGACGGCCGGCCGCCTCTCGGAGATGTTCGGCGAGAGCCAGGTCGACAACGACGAGTTCCTGCGCACCCTCGGCTGGCACCGGATCGCCGAGGAGGAGTACAAGAAGACGCTCTCGGCCGAGACGAAGAAGTACCTCGACGCGTACGCCAAGGGGGTCAACGCCTACCTCGCCGGGAAGGACGGCGACGAGATCTCCGTCGAGTACGCGGCCCTCGGCTTCTCCAACGACTACCAGCCCGAGGAGTGGACCCCGGTCGACTCGATCGCCTGGCTGAAGGCGATGGCGTGGGACCTGCGCGGCAACATGCAGGACGAGATCGACCGCGCCCTGATGACCAGCCGCCTCGGCCCCAAGCAGATCGCCGACCTGTACCCGCAGTACCCGTACAGCCGCAACGGGACGATCGTGCGCGAGGGCCAGTACGACGAGCTGACCAAGACCTGGTCCGACGGGTCCGGCTCGTCGCAGAACACGGACGGCTCCACGCAGGGCACCGGGGGCACGGGAACGGGTACGGGCACCGGGACGGGCACAGGCGCCGCCGGCACCTCCACGGACTCCGGAGCCCTCCAGACCCAGCTGGACGGCCTCTACGACGTCCTGGAGGACCTGCCCGAGGCCGTCGGAGTGAACGGCAACGGCATCGGCTCCAACTCCTGGGTCGTCTCCGGCGACCACACCATCACCGGCAAGCCGCTGCTCGCCAACGACCCGCACCTGACGGCGTCGCTGCCGTCGGTCTGGTACCAGATGGGCCTGCACTGCAAGGCCGTCTCCGCGAAGTGCCAGTACGACGTCTCCGGCTACACCTTCTCCGGCATGCCCGGCGTGATAATCGGCCACAACGCCGACGTCTCCTGGGGCATGACCAACTCGGGCGTCGATGTCACCGACCTCTACCTGGAGAAGCTCACCGGCGACGGCTACCAGCACGGCTCCAAGGTCCTGCCGTTCGACACCCGCGAGGAGACCATCGAGGTCGCCGGCGGCTCGTCCAAGAAGATCGTCGTCCGCACCACCAACAACGGCCCCCTGCTCTCCGACCGCAACGACGAACTCGTCCAGGTCGGCAAGAAGGCCACGGTCGACCAGGACGCCCCCGACCGCGGCGACGGCTACGGCATCGCCCTGCGCTGGACCGCGCTCGACCCCGGCACCTCCATGGACGCCGTCTTCGCCATGAACAAGGCCAAGGACTGGGACGACTTCCGCGAGGCCGCCGCCCTGTTCGACGTCCCCTCGCAGAACCTGATCTACGCCGACACCGAAGGCCACATCGGCTACCAGCTGCCCGGCAAGATCCCCACGCGCGGCAAGGGCGACGGCTCGCTGCCCGCTCCGGGCTGGGACCCCGCGTACCGCTGGAACGGCTACATCGACCAGGACGAACTGCCCTACGAGTACGACCCGGAGCGCGGCTACATCGTCACCGCCAACCAGGCCGTCGTCGACAAGAAGTACCCGTACACCCTCACCACGGACTGGGGCTACGGCACGCGCGCGCAGCGGATCACCAGCCTGATCGAGTCCAAGATCAAGGGTGGCGGCAAGATCTCCACCGACGACATGCGGCAGATGCAGATGGACAACAGCAGCGAGATCGCCAAGCTGCTGGTGCCGCTGCTGCTCAAGATCGACGTCGGCGACAAGCACATCCGCGAGGCGCAGAAGCTCCTGGAGGGCTGGGACTACACCCAGGACGCCGACTCGGCGGCCGCCGCGTACTTCAACTCGGTCTGGCGCAACATCCTCAAGCTCGCCTTCGGTGACAAGCTGCCCAAGGAACTGCGCGTCGAGGGTCAGTGCCTGTCGGTCGAACCGGTCGACAGCACCGGGCCCGCCGACGAGGACCAGCGGGTGCGCGAGTGCGGCAGGCGCGACGCGGACCAGGCGCAGCCGGACGGCGGCGACCGCTGGTTCGAGGTGGTCCGCCGGCTCGTCGACGACCAGGACAACGCCTGGTGGTCCACGCCGAAGACGCGCAACCTGGACGCCGCCGACACCCGTGACGAGCTGTTCCAGCGGGCCATGCGGGACGCCCGTTGGGAGCTGACCGCCAAGCTCGGCAAGGACATCGACAGCTGGAGCTGGGGCCGGCTGCACCGGCTGTTCCTGAAGAACCAGACCCTCGGTACCGCGGGCCCCGGTTTCCTCCAGCACATGCTCAACCGCGGCCCCTGGAAGCTCGGCGGCGGCGAGGCCACGGTCAACGCCACCGGCTGGAACGCGGCGGGCGGCTACGAGGTCGTCTGGGTGCCCTCGATGCGGATGGTGGTGAACCTCGGGGATCTCGACAAGTCCAAGTGGATCAACCTCACCGGCGCCTCCGGGCATGCGTACAACGCGCACTACACCGACCAGACCGACAAGTGGGTCAAGGGCGAGCTGCTCACCTGGTCGTTCTCGGACAAGGCGGTCGAGGCGAACACGAGCGACACGCTGCTGCTGAAGCCGTAG
- a CDS encoding 5-formyltetrahydrofolate cyclo-ligase, translating into MLRRELLLVRTGLTADDVRKTTGALADRALDLPELAHARTVAAYVSVGSEPGTLALLDALRARGVRVLLPVLLPDNDLDWGVYEGEASLARVRHGGRMELREPAGERLGADAVTDADAVLLPGLAVDWRGMRLGRGGGSYDRVLARLDRAGADPALVVLLYDTEVVDRVPEEEHDRPVHAVVTPSGVRRFT; encoded by the coding sequence ATGTTGCGCCGAGAGCTCCTCCTGGTGAGGACTGGGTTGACGGCGGATGACGTCCGGAAAACGACGGGCGCCCTTGCCGATCGGGCCCTCGATCTGCCTGAACTGGCGCACGCGCGCACGGTCGCGGCGTATGTGTCCGTAGGGAGTGAACCTGGCACCCTCGCGCTCCTCGACGCGCTCCGCGCGCGGGGCGTGCGCGTCCTGCTTCCGGTGCTGCTGCCCGACAACGACCTGGACTGGGGCGTCTACGAGGGAGAGGCCTCGCTCGCGCGCGTGCGGCACGGCGGCCGTATGGAGCTCCGCGAACCCGCCGGCGAGCGGCTCGGCGCGGACGCCGTGACCGACGCCGACGCCGTCCTGCTCCCGGGCCTGGCGGTCGACTGGCGCGGGATGCGCCTGGGCCGGGGCGGCGGCTCCTACGACCGCGTCCTGGCCCGTCTGGACCGCGCGGGCGCCGACCCGGCGCTGGTGGTCCTGCTGTACGACACAGAGGTGGTCGACCGGGTGCCCGAGGAGGAGCACGACCGCCCGGTGCACGCGGTGGTGACGCCGTCGGGCGTACGCCGCTTCACATAA
- the galU gene encoding UTP--glucose-1-phosphate uridylyltransferase GalU produces the protein MSEANPRISKAVIPAAGLGTRFLPATKATPKEMLPVVDKPAIQYVVEEAAAAGLDDVLMITGRNKRPLEDHFDRNHELESALQKKNDAHRLAKVQESSDLATIHYVRQGDPKGLGHAVLCAAPHVGDEPFAVLLGDDLIDPRDPLLQRMVEVQERNGGSVIALMEVAPEQIHLYGCAAVEATEDGDVVKVTGMIEKPDPADAPSNYAIIGRYVLAPQIFDVLRRTEPGRGGEIQLTDALQQLAADEKVGGPVHGVVFNGRRYDTGDRGDYLRAIVRLACEREDLGPDFRTWLRSYVAEEM, from the coding sequence ATGAGTGAGGCGAACCCCAGGATCAGCAAGGCTGTCATTCCCGCGGCGGGTCTGGGAACCCGGTTCCTGCCGGCCACCAAAGCGACTCCCAAGGAGATGCTGCCGGTGGTGGACAAGCCGGCGATCCAGTACGTGGTGGAGGAGGCCGCGGCGGCGGGGCTCGACGACGTGCTGATGATCACCGGCCGCAACAAGCGCCCCCTCGAGGACCACTTCGACCGCAACCACGAGCTGGAGTCCGCCCTCCAGAAGAAGAACGACGCCCACCGGCTCGCCAAGGTCCAGGAGTCCAGTGACCTCGCGACCATCCACTACGTCCGCCAGGGCGACCCCAAGGGCCTCGGCCACGCCGTGCTGTGCGCCGCCCCGCACGTCGGCGACGAACCCTTCGCGGTCCTCCTCGGCGACGACCTGATCGACCCCCGCGACCCGCTCCTGCAGCGCATGGTCGAGGTCCAGGAACGGAACGGCGGCAGCGTGATCGCCCTCATGGAGGTCGCGCCGGAGCAGATCCACCTCTACGGCTGCGCGGCCGTCGAGGCCACCGAGGACGGCGACGTCGTCAAGGTCACGGGCATGATCGAGAAGCCCGACCCGGCCGACGCCCCCTCGAACTACGCGATCATCGGCCGCTACGTCCTCGCCCCGCAGATCTTCGACGTCCTGCGCCGGACCGAACCGGGCCGCGGCGGCGAGATCCAGCTCACCGACGCCCTCCAGCAGCTCGCCGCGGACGAGAAGGTCGGCGGCCCCGTGCACGGCGTCGTCTTCAACGGCCGCCGCTATGACACCGGAGACCGTGGCGACTACCTGCGTGCCATTGTCAGACTCGCGTGCGAACGTGAAGACCTGGGCCCGGACTTCCGGACCTGGCTTCGCAGTTACGTAGCCGAGGAGATGTAG
- the glp gene encoding gephyrin-like molybdotransferase Glp, producing the protein MSTAATRTTGRDHLWSVTEHLEDILATVRPLDPIELQLLDAQGCVLVEDVTVPVSLPPFDNSSMDGYAVRVADVAGASEEFPAVLTVIGDVAAGQAEQPRVGPGEAARIMTGAPLPPGAEAVVPVEWTDGGLGEGPVSGMRARSANPEGATGQVAVHRAAEARAHVRAEGSDVKAGEPALAAGTVLGPPQLGLLAAIGRASVRVRPRPRVVVLSTGSELIPPGDTLATGQIYDSNSFALTAAARDAGAIAYRVGAVADDAETLRSTIEDQLVRADLVVTTGGVSVGAYDVVKEALESVGDEDEEGAGIDFRKLAMQPGKPQGFGTIGPDHTPLLALPGNPVSSYVSFELFVRPAIRTLMGLDDVHRPTTTATLRAPKALTSPAGRRQYLRGTYTDGEVTLVGGAGSHLVAALAHADALIVIPEDTESVEPGTEVEVVLLG; encoded by the coding sequence TTGAGCACCGCCGCGACCCGCACCACCGGCCGGGACCACCTCTGGTCGGTGACCGAGCACCTGGAGGACATCCTCGCCACCGTCCGCCCCCTGGACCCCATCGAGCTGCAACTCCTCGACGCCCAGGGCTGCGTCCTGGTCGAGGACGTCACGGTGCCGGTGTCACTGCCGCCGTTCGACAACAGCTCCATGGACGGGTACGCGGTGCGGGTCGCGGACGTCGCGGGCGCGAGCGAGGAGTTCCCCGCCGTGCTCACGGTGATCGGCGACGTCGCGGCGGGCCAGGCCGAACAGCCCCGGGTGGGCCCGGGGGAGGCCGCCCGCATCATGACCGGCGCCCCTCTGCCGCCCGGCGCCGAGGCGGTCGTCCCCGTCGAGTGGACCGACGGCGGCCTCGGCGAGGGCCCCGTCTCCGGGATGCGCGCCCGCAGCGCGAACCCCGAGGGCGCCACCGGCCAGGTCGCCGTGCACCGCGCCGCCGAGGCACGCGCGCACGTGCGCGCGGAGGGCAGCGACGTCAAGGCCGGCGAACCCGCCCTGGCGGCCGGCACCGTCCTCGGCCCGCCCCAGCTCGGCCTGCTCGCCGCCATCGGCCGCGCCTCCGTACGCGTACGCCCGCGCCCGCGCGTGGTGGTGCTCTCCACCGGCAGCGAACTGATCCCGCCCGGCGACACCCTGGCCACCGGCCAGATCTACGACTCCAACAGCTTCGCCCTCACCGCCGCCGCCCGGGACGCGGGCGCCATCGCCTACCGCGTCGGCGCCGTCGCCGACGACGCCGAGACCCTCCGCTCCACCATCGAGGACCAACTCGTCCGCGCCGACCTGGTGGTCACCACCGGCGGGGTCAGCGTCGGTGCGTACGACGTCGTCAAGGAAGCCCTGGAGTCCGTCGGCGACGAGGACGAGGAGGGCGCCGGCATCGACTTCCGCAAGCTCGCCATGCAGCCCGGCAAGCCCCAGGGCTTCGGCACCATCGGCCCCGACCACACCCCGCTGCTCGCCCTCCCCGGCAACCCGGTGTCGTCGTACGTCTCCTTCGAGCTCTTCGTCCGGCCCGCCATCCGTACCCTGATGGGCCTCGACGACGTCCACCGGCCGACGACCACGGCGACCCTGCGGGCCCCCAAGGCCCTGACCTCGCCCGCGGGCCGCCGCCAGTACCTGCGCGGGACGTACACCGACGGCGAGGTCACCCTCGTGGGAGGCGCGGGATCGCACCTCGTCGCCGCCCTCGCGCACGCCGACGCGCTGATCGTGATCCCCGAGGACACCGAGTCCGTCGAGCCCGGTACGGAGGTCGAGGTCGTCCTGCTCGGCTGA
- the moaC gene encoding cyclic pyranopterin monophosphate synthase MoaC: MSTPQDRLTHIDEAGAARMVDVSGKDVTARTARASGRVLVSPAVVELLRGEGVPKGDALATARIAGIMGAKRTPDLIPLCHPLAVSGVKIDLAVADDAVEILATVKTTDRTGVEMEALTAVSVAALTVIDMVKAVDKGAVITDVRVEEKTGGKSGDWSRA, from the coding sequence ATGAGTACGCCGCAGGACCGACTGACCCACATCGACGAGGCGGGCGCCGCCCGCATGGTCGACGTCTCCGGGAAGGACGTGACCGCGCGCACCGCCCGCGCCAGCGGCCGGGTCCTGGTCTCGCCGGCGGTGGTGGAACTGCTGCGCGGCGAGGGGGTGCCCAAGGGCGACGCCCTCGCCACCGCGCGCATCGCCGGGATCATGGGCGCCAAACGCACCCCCGACCTGATCCCGCTCTGCCACCCCCTGGCGGTCTCGGGCGTCAAGATCGACCTGGCGGTCGCGGACGACGCCGTCGAGATCCTCGCCACCGTGAAGACCACCGACCGCACGGGCGTCGAGATGGAGGCCCTCACCGCGGTCTCCGTCGCCGCCCTCACTGTGATCGACATGGTGAAGGCGGTCGACAAGGGCGCGGTCATCACGGACGTCCGCGTCGAGGAGAAGACGGGCGGCAAGTCGGGCGACTGGAGCCGGGCATGA
- a CDS encoding MogA/MoaB family molybdenum cofactor biosynthesis protein, which yields MTAPAEPPLGGALTAPYAALVVTASNRAAAGVYEDRGGPLIAEALREFGFAVDGPQVVPDGAPVEAALRAGVDAGYDVIVTTGGTGISPTDRTPEATRAVLDHEVPGIPEAIRAYGRDKVPTAALSRGLAGVARGTLIVNLPGSTGGVRDGLAVLEPLLTHAVDQIRGGDHKRPATGGSPAQEEPSRPRGGAS from the coding sequence ATGACAGCCCCGGCGGAGCCGCCGCTCGGGGGTGCCCTCACCGCGCCGTACGCCGCCCTGGTCGTGACCGCCTCCAACCGCGCCGCCGCCGGGGTCTACGAGGACCGGGGCGGGCCCCTGATCGCCGAGGCACTCCGGGAGTTCGGCTTCGCCGTCGACGGTCCCCAGGTCGTGCCCGACGGTGCCCCCGTCGAGGCCGCGCTGCGGGCGGGCGTCGACGCCGGCTACGACGTGATCGTGACGACCGGCGGGACCGGCATCTCGCCCACCGACCGCACCCCCGAGGCCACCCGCGCGGTCCTCGACCACGAGGTCCCCGGCATCCCCGAGGCGATCCGGGCGTACGGCCGGGACAAGGTGCCGACGGCCGCGCTCTCCCGGGGTCTCGCCGGAGTCGCGCGCGGCACGCTGATCGTCAATCTGCCGGGCTCGACCGGCGGCGTACGGGACGGCCTGGCCGTCCTGGAGCCCCTGCTGACCCATGCCGTCGACCAGATCCGCGGCGGCGACCACAAGAGGCCGGCCACCGGCGGCTCACCGGCCCAGGAGGAACCCTCCAGACCCCGTGGGGGTGCGAGCTGA
- a CDS encoding GNAT family protein: MDGDVVLRPIRMRDQRVWREVNRRNRDWLRPWEATIPPPTPSGPIVHRPTYRQMVRHLRSEANAGRMLPFVIEYQGRLVGQLTVAGITWGSMCSGHVGYWVDESVAGRGVMPTAVALVVDHCFRTVGLHRIEVCIRPENRPSRRVVEKLGFREEGLRPRYLHIDGAWRDHLVFALTAEEVPEGLLGRWQRERARNAGSDVGKPGQPQ; encoded by the coding sequence GTGGACGGCGATGTCGTCCTCCGGCCCATAAGGATGCGCGACCAGCGGGTCTGGCGCGAGGTCAACCGCCGCAACCGGGACTGGCTGCGGCCCTGGGAGGCGACCATCCCGCCCCCCACGCCCAGCGGGCCCATCGTGCATCGGCCGACGTACCGTCAGATGGTCCGCCATCTGCGGTCGGAGGCGAACGCGGGCCGGATGCTGCCGTTCGTGATCGAGTACCAGGGGCGGCTGGTGGGGCAGTTGACGGTCGCCGGGATCACCTGGGGCTCCATGTGCTCCGGCCATGTCGGCTACTGGGTCGACGAGTCGGTCGCCGGGCGGGGTGTGATGCCGACGGCGGTCGCGCTCGTCGTCGACCACTGCTTCCGGACCGTCGGTCTGCACCGCATCGAGGTCTGTATTCGTCCCGAGAATCGGCCCAGCCGACGGGTCGTGGAGAAACTCGGATTCCGTGAGGAAGGCCTTCGTCCACGATATCTTCACATCGACGGTGCCTGGCGTGACCATCTCGTCTTCGCGCTGACCGCGGAAGAGGTGCCCGAGGGTCTGCTCGGTCGCTGGCAGCGGGAACGCGCGCGGAACGCGGGCTCCGACGTCGGGAAGCCCGGGCAGCCGCAGTAA
- the glpR gene encoding gephyrin-like molybdotransferase receptor GlpR gives MSSSGLIYAVIVGAWAAYLVPMWLRRQDELNEARPTERFSTAIRLLSGRAGMERRYARDRARSTEEGEPSAEPDGVTDSVDVRAFAMPPLRGHTKAQLPVERGESPQAGQRPQQPGKPATQAPAQVHAKPVPPQGGAPAAKQGAAAKQGAVKQGPGKQGAAQVPAPARPKRSAKRTAGARRGDTAEAKARAQRSKVLARRRRTTVMLFLAFTLGAVVAAVGGLAFLWAPGVPAVLLSTYIAHLRHQERKRFAYTMDRQQAEAAAQRLRERQPQRRRPAPDPVDTDEPEDGPESEETRTDLSALAADRRALVEQTDHAEWVDQQRERQRRPGQGDSWDPVPVPLPTYVTAPVAPRATSGVDLGAPDAWSSARSSAADPHGSSGAPANSPSASGRAPEGDDSGEGNAEAAGPGEAADAPDGGRSDARRAASARRSRERGRTPLFDQYEDGDRPRAANE, from the coding sequence GTGAGCAGCAGCGGCCTCATCTACGCAGTCATCGTCGGGGCCTGGGCCGCCTACTTGGTGCCGATGTGGCTCCGTAGGCAGGACGAGCTGAACGAAGCCCGTCCGACGGAACGCTTCAGCACCGCCATCCGGCTGCTTTCCGGCCGGGCGGGGATGGAGCGCCGATACGCCAGGGACCGGGCGCGCTCCACCGAAGAGGGGGAGCCCAGCGCCGAACCGGACGGCGTCACCGACTCGGTGGACGTCCGGGCCTTCGCCATGCCCCCGCTCCGGGGGCACACGAAGGCACAACTGCCGGTGGAGCGGGGTGAGTCACCGCAGGCCGGCCAGAGGCCGCAGCAACCGGGGAAACCGGCGACGCAGGCGCCCGCGCAGGTGCATGCGAAGCCGGTGCCCCCGCAGGGCGGTGCGCCGGCGGCAAAGCAAGGGGCAGCCGCCAAGCAAGGGGCGGTCAAGCAGGGGCCGGGCAAGCAGGGGGCGGCCCAAGTGCCCGCTCCCGCGCGGCCGAAGCGGTCGGCCAAGCGGACGGCGGGCGCACGCCGGGGCGACACGGCGGAGGCCAAGGCGCGGGCCCAGCGCTCGAAGGTGCTCGCGCGCCGACGGCGTACGACCGTGATGCTCTTCCTCGCCTTCACGCTCGGCGCGGTCGTCGCGGCGGTCGGCGGACTGGCCTTCCTGTGGGCGCCAGGGGTGCCCGCGGTGCTGCTGAGCACCTATATCGCGCATCTGCGGCACCAGGAGCGGAAGCGGTTCGCGTACACCATGGACCGACAGCAGGCCGAGGCGGCGGCGCAGCGACTGCGGGAGCGGCAGCCCCAGCGGCGGCGCCCCGCGCCGGACCCGGTCGACACCGACGAGCCGGAGGACGGACCCGAGAGCGAGGAGACCCGGACCGACCTGAGCGCGCTCGCGGCCGACCGGCGGGCCCTCGTCGAGCAGACCGACCACGCCGAGTGGGTCGACCAGCAGCGCGAGCGCCAGCGGCGCCCCGGTCAGGGCGACAGCTGGGACCCGGTCCCGGTGCCGCTCCCGACCTACGTCACCGCGCCGGTCGCGCCCCGGGCCACCTCCGGGGTCGACCTCGGCGCCCCGGACGCGTGGAGCTCCGCGCGCTCCAGTGCGGCCGACCCGCACGGCTCGTCGGGCGCCCCCGCGAACTCCCCGAGCGCCTCCGGGCGCGCGCCGGAGGGGGACGACAGCGGCGAGGGGAACGCGGAGGCCGCCGGCCCGGGTGAGGCGGCCGACGCACCCGACGGCGGCCGCTCCGACGCCCGCCGGGCCGCGTCCGCGCGCCGCTCCCGGGAGCGGGGGCGCACGCCGCTCTTCGACCAGTACGAGGACGGCGACCGGCCGCGCGCGGCCAACGAGTGA